The Mesobacillus jeotgali genome window below encodes:
- a CDS encoding alpha-amylase family glycosyl hydrolase — protein sequence MKKMIIFILIPFLLFSALPVGAVENEGRTWQDETIYFLMVDRFNNGDNSNDFEVDANDPRAYHGGDFQGVIDQLDYLKDMGFTAIWLTPVFDNVDKGYHGYWIKDFYNTEEHFGSVDKFKELVKEAHERDIKIILDFVVNHVAPEHEWVNDPAKKDWFHEKQDIIDWNDQDQLENNWLYGLPDLAQENPETKKYLLDAAKWWIEETDIDGYRLDTVRHVPVEFWEDFSKEVKSVKDDFYLIGEVWSEDPNYIAEYDKAGIDGFVDFPLNEQLRTAFEKPDQTLDWLLTTAKRNKAIYENPELMGNFIDNHDMVRFTRKAVQNRQHPGTRWKMALTYMYTAPGIPIVYYGSEIALDGGEDPDNRRQMSFRADKELIDYVTKIGELRNELPSLRRGDLEVLYEKKGMAVFKRTYENETSVIAINNTSNTQYVTLTADQLEDDQELRGLLANDLVRSKDGEYNLALEREKAEIYVLAEKTGLNIPYLVTMGAVYAAFFGFIFLLFKRRKKSKE from the coding sequence ATGAAAAAAATGATCATCTTCATCTTGATTCCGTTTCTTCTTTTTAGCGCCCTCCCGGTAGGTGCCGTTGAAAATGAAGGACGCACATGGCAGGATGAAACTATTTATTTTTTAATGGTTGACCGTTTTAACAACGGAGACAATAGCAATGATTTCGAGGTTGATGCGAATGATCCAAGAGCTTATCATGGAGGCGATTTCCAGGGTGTAATCGACCAGCTTGATTATCTCAAGGACATGGGGTTTACCGCAATCTGGTTAACGCCGGTGTTCGATAATGTCGACAAGGGGTACCATGGATATTGGATTAAAGATTTCTATAATACGGAAGAGCATTTTGGAAGCGTTGACAAATTCAAAGAGCTGGTAAAAGAAGCGCATGAACGTGACATTAAGATCATTCTGGATTTCGTCGTCAACCATGTTGCTCCAGAACATGAATGGGTGAATGATCCGGCCAAGAAAGACTGGTTCCATGAAAAACAGGATATTATTGACTGGAATGACCAGGATCAGCTGGAGAACAACTGGCTTTACGGCCTTCCTGATTTAGCTCAGGAAAATCCTGAAACAAAGAAATATTTGCTGGACGCGGCAAAATGGTGGATTGAAGAAACAGATATTGATGGTTATAGGCTGGATACCGTCCGCCACGTACCAGTTGAGTTCTGGGAAGATTTTTCAAAAGAAGTGAAAAGTGTGAAAGATGACTTTTATCTAATTGGCGAGGTTTGGTCGGAGGATCCAAATTATATTGCTGAATATGATAAAGCGGGCATCGATGGCTTTGTTGATTTTCCATTAAATGAGCAGCTTCGTACAGCATTCGAAAAACCTGATCAGACTTTGGACTGGCTTTTAACAACCGCGAAAAGAAATAAAGCGATATACGAAAACCCGGAGTTGATGGGCAATTTTATCGACAATCATGATATGGTCAGGTTCACTAGGAAGGCGGTGCAGAACAGGCAGCATCCAGGAACAAGATGGAAGATGGCGCTGACATATATGTATACAGCTCCTGGCATCCCGATTGTTTATTATGGAAGTGAAATCGCCCTCGATGGCGGAGAAGATCCGGACAACCGCAGACAAATGAGCTTCAGGGCGGATAAAGAATTAATCGATTACGTCACGAAAATTGGTGAACTCCGCAATGAGCTTCCTTCTTTAAGAAGAGGAGATTTGGAAGTGCTGTATGAAAAGAAAGGCATGGCGGTCTTCAAGAGAACCTATGAAAATGAAACATCTGTCATTGCCATCAATAACACTTCAAACACTCAGTACGTTACATTGACAGCGGACCAGCTCGAAGATGATCAAGAGCTGAGAGGCTTGCTTGCAAATGACTTGGTCAGAAGCAAGGATGGGGAGTATAACCTGGCATTGGAACGGGAAAAAGCAGAAATTTATGTGCTAGCTGAAAAAACAGGATTGAACATTCCTTATTTAGTGACAATGGGCGCAGTATACGCTGCTTTCTTCGGCTTCATTTTCCTTCTTTTTAAAAGAAGAAAGAAGAGTAAAGAATAG
- a CDS encoding LacI family DNA-binding transcriptional regulator — protein sequence MAVTIKDVAKVANVAPSTVSRVIANSPRISEKTKERVREVMDQLGYHPNFIARSLASQSTRAIGLVMPSSTDVVFQNPFFPTVLTGLSEGAHSKQYALHMTTGKTEDEIFDGVVAMVQGGRVDGAILLYSKVEDRVIAYLKERNFPFVVIGKPFKDDEITNYVDNDNFKAGKEVTEYLIQLGHDKIGFIGGNLDLVVTVERLLGYEKALRNSGIELEDKYIVNDEFLRESGQDAVEVLLSLEHPPTAMVVADDLMALGVLNKLDEMGITVPHDVSIVSFNNVLIAEMARPPLTSVDINIFELGYQAAKSLIQIIENPNEPTKRIIVPFKIVTRYSCGHPKDYKEILV from the coding sequence ATGGCTGTCACAATTAAAGATGTTGCGAAGGTAGCAAATGTCGCGCCTTCAACTGTCTCACGTGTTATCGCCAATAGTCCGAGAATAAGCGAAAAAACGAAAGAAAGAGTCAGGGAGGTTATGGACCAGCTTGGGTATCACCCAAACTTCATCGCCAGAAGCCTAGCCAGCCAATCAACTCGGGCAATTGGTCTAGTCATGCCGAGTTCTACTGATGTCGTATTCCAAAACCCATTCTTCCCAACTGTCTTGACAGGATTGAGCGAGGGAGCACATTCAAAGCAGTACGCCCTTCATATGACTACCGGGAAAACAGAGGATGAAATATTTGATGGAGTAGTCGCAATGGTACAGGGCGGCAGGGTAGATGGTGCAATCCTTCTATATTCAAAGGTGGAAGACAGGGTCATTGCCTATCTGAAGGAAAGAAATTTTCCCTTTGTTGTCATCGGCAAGCCTTTTAAAGATGATGAAATTACAAACTATGTCGATAATGATAATTTTAAAGCAGGGAAAGAAGTAACCGAGTATTTGATCCAGCTTGGACATGACAAGATCGGTTTCATTGGCGGAAATCTTGATTTAGTCGTTACGGTAGAGCGCTTGCTGGGCTACGAAAAAGCTTTGCGGAACTCAGGGATCGAGCTTGAAGACAAGTACATTGTCAATGATGAGTTCCTCCGTGAAAGCGGCCAGGATGCTGTAGAGGTCTTGCTCTCGCTAGAACATCCGCCTACAGCAATGGTTGTTGCCGATGACCTGATGGCACTTGGTGTACTGAATAAGCTGGATGAAATGGGGATTACGGTACCACATGATGTATCCATCGTCAGCTTTAACAATGTGCTGATCGCCGAGATGGCAAGACCGCCTTTAACTTCTGTTGATATTAATATTTTTGAGTTGGGATATCAGGCTGCGAAAAGTTTGATCCAAATCATCGAAAACCCTAATGAGCCGACCAAACGGATAATCGTCCCGTTCAAAATAGTGACACGTTATTCTTGCGGCCACCCTAAGGATTATAAAGAAATACTTGTGTAA
- a CDS encoding SDR family oxidoreductase, producing MSNENKKQGFPPQHQDHQPGTEPEMKPEPKSVDENYKGSGKLDGKVALITGGDSGIGKSVGIYYAKEGADVAIVYLEESQDAQTTKELIEAEGRKCLLFAGDIGSEHFCEEVTKKTLDEFGKIDILVNNAAEQHPQKSLLDISAEQLEKTFRTNVFSIFHLTKAVLPHLKKGSTIINTSSITAYKGHEKLIDYSSTKGAIVSFTRSLAMSLASQGIRVNSVAPGPIWTPLIPSTFTAEEVAKFGTNAPMGHAGQPYELAPAYVYLASDDSTYVSGQTIHVNGGTIVNG from the coding sequence ATGTCTAACGAAAATAAGAAACAGGGATTTCCGCCCCAGCATCAAGATCATCAGCCTGGTACTGAGCCGGAAATGAAGCCTGAGCCTAAGTCAGTGGATGAAAATTATAAAGGATCAGGAAAACTTGACGGAAAGGTGGCCCTTATTACAGGAGGCGACAGTGGAATCGGCAAATCAGTCGGTATTTATTATGCTAAAGAAGGTGCTGATGTAGCGATTGTTTACCTGGAGGAAAGCCAGGACGCCCAAACCACGAAAGAGTTAATTGAAGCTGAAGGCCGTAAATGCCTGCTGTTTGCCGGTGATATCGGCAGTGAGCATTTCTGTGAGGAAGTGACGAAGAAAACGCTCGATGAGTTCGGTAAAATTGATATCCTGGTTAATAATGCAGCAGAACAGCATCCGCAAAAGAGTTTGCTCGATATCTCAGCAGAACAGTTGGAGAAGACATTCCGAACAAATGTGTTCTCGATTTTCCACCTGACAAAGGCTGTTTTGCCTCATCTGAAAAAAGGCAGCACAATCATCAATACCTCGTCCATCACTGCCTATAAGGGCCATGAGAAACTGATTGACTACTCTTCGACCAAAGGGGCTATCGTATCGTTTACGCGTTCTCTTGCCATGTCCCTAGCGTCACAGGGCATCCGGGTCAATAGCGTAGCTCCTGGCCCGATCTGGACGCCGCTCATTCCATCGACTTTCACGGCTGAAGAAGTCGCGAAGTTCGGTACGAACGCTCCAATGGGACATGCCGGCCAGCCATATGAATTGGCACCTGCCTACGTATATTTAGCCAGTGACGACTCTACTTATGTAAGCGGACAGACAATCCATGTCAATGGCGGCACAATCGTGAATGGCTAA
- a CDS encoding CoA-disulfide reductase, whose translation MSKKIVIVGGVAGGATTATKLRRLDEKAEIVLFERGEFISFANCGLPYHISGVIEDRKKLLLQTVEGMNARYNLDIRNFSEVTAINREEKTVSIKHVQTGEEYTESYDVLVLSPGAKPIVPPIEGLKSANVFTLRNIPDMDKIKAYLEDNKPSNAVVIGGGFIGLEMAENLVHAGVKVTLVEKLPQVMGPVDPEMAAIVEDELRKNGVELILGDGITDVQENGTKVVLESGKVLDSELIILSIGVRPENKLAADSGLELGERGGIKVNEYLQTSDESIYAMGDAIEVTDYINGQPTMIPLAWPANRQAHIVGHHINGRKIAYPGTLGTSIVKVFELTAATTGNSEKLLRRLGIPYEVVHIHPLSHAGYYPGAEQISLKVIFDRETGKIFGAQAVGKDGVDKRIDVIATAIKGGLSVYDLQELELAYAPPFSSAKDPVNMAGYVASNIVDGTIETVQHYEVDELLQDGAFMIDVRTEKEHADGKIEGSKNIPLDDLRNRLDELPKDETILITCQVGLRGYLASRILQQNGFKVKNLTGGYKTYSIFKNKLQ comes from the coding sequence ATGAGTAAAAAAATCGTAATCGTTGGCGGCGTAGCAGGAGGAGCAACTACAGCAACTAAACTAAGAAGGCTTGATGAAAAAGCTGAAATTGTTCTTTTTGAAAGAGGCGAATTCATTTCTTTCGCAAACTGCGGACTGCCTTATCATATCAGTGGTGTAATTGAAGATCGTAAAAAGTTGCTTTTGCAAACTGTTGAAGGCATGAATGCACGCTACAATCTGGATATCCGCAACTTCTCTGAAGTGACTGCAATCAACCGTGAAGAGAAAACTGTTTCTATAAAACATGTCCAAACCGGCGAAGAATACACTGAAAGCTATGATGTTCTTGTTTTATCACCAGGAGCGAAACCAATCGTCCCTCCAATTGAGGGCTTGAAGAGTGCAAATGTATTTACACTTAGAAACATTCCGGATATGGATAAAATCAAGGCTTACCTTGAAGACAATAAGCCAAGCAATGCAGTTGTGATCGGCGGAGGCTTCATCGGCCTGGAAATGGCAGAAAACCTTGTCCACGCTGGAGTCAAGGTAACTTTAGTTGAGAAATTGCCGCAGGTTATGGGTCCGGTTGATCCAGAAATGGCAGCGATCGTTGAGGACGAATTAAGGAAAAATGGAGTTGAACTGATTCTTGGAGACGGTATCACTGACGTCCAAGAGAACGGAACAAAGGTTGTTCTTGAAAGCGGCAAGGTCCTTGACTCAGAATTGATCATCCTGTCAATCGGTGTCCGTCCAGAAAACAAACTTGCAGCTGACTCTGGCCTTGAGCTTGGAGAACGCGGCGGCATCAAGGTAAATGAATATCTGCAGACATCTGATGAATCAATCTATGCAATGGGTGACGCAATCGAGGTTACCGATTATATCAACGGGCAGCCAACGATGATTCCGCTGGCATGGCCAGCAAACCGTCAGGCACATATCGTCGGACACCATATCAACGGCCGCAAGATTGCCTATCCAGGTACTCTGGGAACATCTATTGTGAAAGTATTCGAATTGACTGCTGCTACTACTGGTAACAGTGAAAAGCTATTGCGCAGATTGGGCATCCCATATGAAGTCGTTCACATCCATCCGCTATCTCACGCTGGTTACTATCCTGGCGCAGAGCAAATCTCTCTTAAAGTCATTTTCGACAGAGAGACTGGCAAGATCTTCGGTGCACAAGCAGTAGGTAAAGATGGTGTTGATAAGCGTATTGATGTCATTGCCACTGCAATCAAAGGAGGCTTGAGCGTCTACGACCTTCAAGAGCTTGAGCTTGCATACGCACCGCCATTCTCTTCTGCAAAAGATCCGGTTAACATGGCCGGTTATGTAGCTTCCAATATTGTTGACGGAACAATCGAAACGGTCCAGCACTATGAAGTGGATGAATTGCTTCAGGACGGTGCGTTCATGATTGACGTACGTACTGAGAAAGAACATGCAGATGGCAAAATCGAAGGCTCAAAGAATATTCCGCTTGATGACCTGCGCAATCGTTTGGATGAGCTTCCAAAAGATGAAACCATTTTGATCACTTGCCAGGTTGGCCTAAGAGGCTACCTAGCTTCCAGAATCCTTCAGCAAAACGGATTCAAAGTCAAAAACTTGACTGGCGGTTACAAGACTTACTCTATCTTTAAAAACAAATTACAATAA
- a CDS encoding YajQ family cyclic di-GMP-binding protein, with protein sequence MSKESSFDIVSKVEMSEVTNAISIAMKEIQNRYDFKGSKSEISLDKEELVLISDDEFKLDQLKDVLFSKMIKRGIPIKNLDYGKVERASGGTVRQRAKLVQGIDKENAKKINAIIKNSGLKVKSQVQDDQVRVTGKNRDDLQKIIAAVKEADLTVDVQFVNYR encoded by the coding sequence ATGTCTAAAGAGAGCTCATTTGATATTGTATCCAAAGTTGAAATGTCCGAAGTCACGAACGCAATCAGCATTGCAATGAAAGAAATCCAAAATCGCTACGATTTTAAAGGCAGCAAAAGTGAAATTTCACTTGATAAAGAAGAACTTGTCCTGATTTCCGATGATGAATTTAAGCTTGACCAGTTGAAGGATGTACTATTCAGCAAGATGATCAAACGCGGCATTCCAATCAAGAACCTGGACTATGGAAAAGTCGAGCGCGCTTCAGGAGGAACGGTCCGCCAAAGAGCAAAGCTCGTGCAGGGGATTGACAAGGAGAACGCCAAGAAAATCAATGCGATCATAAAGAACAGCGGTTTAAAGGTCAAGAGCCAGGTCCAGGATGACCAGGTGCGCGTTACAGGAAAGAACCGTGATGACCTTCAAAAGATCATTGCAGCTGTCAAAGAAGCAGATCTTACAGTAGATGTGCAATTCGTGAATTATCGTTAA
- a CDS encoding S1-like domain-containing RNA-binding protein — translation MSLNEYTGQSLELTVARIVDFGYFLTDGEEDVLLHSNDTDRTFEEGDKVEVFLFVESRGRLAATTTIPKVQVGQYDWVPVVDAKEGIGIFLDIGISKDVLLGEEDLPVVKSVWPKEGDLLYITLRVNRNNMIYARMATDPVIQEISEKATRSDFNKNVHGYIYRTARVGSWMITAEGFKGFIHESQRRIEPRIGQKVEGRIIDVKPDGSVNISLLPRKQEALDEDAEKIMDYLELRNGAMPYHDKSMAEDIQERFGMSKGSFKRAMGRLMKEGKIYQEDNWTYKKEK, via the coding sequence ATGTCCTTGAATGAATATACAGGTCAGTCTTTGGAGCTGACAGTAGCAAGAATTGTTGATTTTGGCTATTTTTTAACCGACGGGGAAGAAGATGTGCTGCTCCATTCCAATGATACGGACCGTACATTTGAAGAGGGAGATAAAGTAGAGGTCTTTCTATTTGTGGAATCAAGAGGCAGACTGGCTGCAACCACAACGATACCAAAAGTTCAGGTAGGGCAATATGATTGGGTACCAGTCGTTGATGCCAAAGAAGGGATCGGCATATTCCTGGATATTGGCATCAGCAAAGATGTTTTGCTCGGTGAGGAAGATTTGCCGGTAGTGAAATCAGTCTGGCCAAAAGAAGGAGATTTGCTTTATATCACGCTTCGTGTGAATCGCAACAATATGATATACGCTCGAATGGCGACCGATCCTGTCATTCAGGAAATCTCCGAAAAGGCCACAAGAAGTGACTTCAATAAGAATGTCCACGGCTATATTTACCGGACGGCTCGGGTTGGCAGCTGGATGATCACTGCTGAAGGCTTTAAAGGTTTCATCCATGAATCTCAGCGGCGCATAGAGCCTCGGATTGGCCAGAAAGTAGAGGGAAGGATCATCGATGTAAAACCGGATGGTTCTGTCAATATCTCGCTTTTGCCACGTAAACAGGAGGCTTTGGATGAGGACGCAGAAAAAATCATGGACTATCTGGAACTCCGCAATGGTGCAATGCCATATCATGACAAGAGCATGGCAGAGGACATCCAGGAACGTTTCGGCATGAGCAAAGGCTCCTTCAAGCGGGCGATGGGCAGGCTGATGAAGGAAGGTAAGATTTATCAGGAAGACAATTGGACATATAAAAAAGAAAAATAG
- a CDS encoding DUF3941 domain-containing protein, whose translation MPHTSDNDKKAKDNNALRHEKNMMREKNRKAGKNQYSKKTDHL comes from the coding sequence ATGCCACACACATCTGATAACGATAAAAAAGCAAAGGACAATAATGCCCTTCGCCATGAAAAAAATATGATGCGTGAAAAAAACCGCAAAGCAGGCAAAAACCAGTACTCCAAGAAAACAGATCACCTATAA
- a CDS encoding DegV family protein, with the protein MSVKIMADSACDLPLSFYEENDAILFPLKVHINDTEYEDLRTIQPKQVYDQIRAGNLPKTSQASPAGFKEVFTELAENKQDGIYIAFSSQLSGTYQTAVMIAEQVKEDYPDFNLSIIDTKCASLGYGLIVMEAARMAKENFSKDEIVEAVQFHSEHMEHLFTVDDLDHLAKGGRVSKASAFVGGLLNIKPLLNVEDGKLVPIEKIRGKKKLLRRIIEVMKERGASFEDQIVGISHADDLETATEMKNMILEELHAKDVFITSIGAAVGSHTGPGTIAIFFLNKLPS; encoded by the coding sequence ATGTCAGTAAAAATCATGGCTGATAGTGCATGTGATTTGCCATTGAGTTTTTATGAAGAAAATGATGCAATACTGTTCCCGTTGAAGGTACATATTAATGACACTGAATATGAGGACCTACGAACGATCCAGCCAAAACAGGTATACGACCAAATCCGCGCTGGCAACCTTCCCAAAACCTCACAGGCATCTCCTGCTGGTTTTAAAGAAGTTTTTACAGAATTGGCCGAGAATAAGCAGGATGGAATATACATAGCTTTCTCTTCACAGTTGTCAGGAACATACCAGACAGCTGTCATGATTGCCGAGCAGGTCAAGGAGGACTATCCCGACTTCAACTTGTCGATCATTGATACAAAATGTGCATCGCTTGGATATGGACTTATTGTCATGGAAGCTGCACGGATGGCGAAGGAAAACTTTTCAAAGGATGAAATCGTTGAAGCTGTCCAATTCCATAGCGAGCATATGGAGCATCTCTTTACTGTAGATGACCTCGACCATCTTGCTAAAGGCGGACGCGTATCAAAAGCTTCTGCTTTCGTAGGGGGACTATTGAATATCAAGCCACTGCTAAATGTGGAAGATGGAAAATTAGTACCGATTGAAAAAATCCGCGGAAAGAAAAAGCTTCTTCGCAGGATTATTGAAGTCATGAAGGAACGCGGTGCGTCTTTTGAAGACCAAATTGTCGGCATCAGCCATGCAGATGATCTCGAAACAGCCACCGAGATGAAGAATATGATTCTTGAAGAGCTTCATGCAAAGGATGTTTTCATTACTTCCATAGGCGCAGCAGTCGGCTCCCATACTGGACCAGGTACGATTGCTATTTTCTTCTTAAATAAACTGCCTTCATAA
- a CDS encoding YitT family protein has product MVWLETKKIIIVVIGAFLNALSLNFFLIPANVYASGFTGIAQLVSSILGAFAPFNISTGILLLLLNIPVTILGWMKVGKSFTLYSFISVLLSSFFLEIIPVKEVSSDILLNAVFGGVIAAIGVGLTLKWGASTGGMDIIAMVLSRMKDRPVGTYFFTLNGIIIMTAGFVFGWENALYTLVALYVSTRVIDAIHTRHEKLTAMIVTKKSDELKKAIHDKLVRGITLLPAKGAFSGEEKEMLIIVVTRYELYDLEHIIKEVDPHAFTNIVETAGIFGFFRRE; this is encoded by the coding sequence ATGGTCTGGTTGGAAACAAAAAAAATCATCATCGTGGTGATCGGGGCATTCTTGAATGCTTTATCACTTAATTTCTTTTTAATCCCGGCGAACGTTTATGCCAGCGGCTTTACCGGGATCGCTCAGCTTGTTTCGAGCATACTTGGTGCATTCGCGCCATTTAATATTTCTACCGGGATCCTTCTATTATTATTGAATATACCGGTAACGATCCTTGGCTGGATGAAGGTAGGGAAATCATTCACACTTTATAGTTTCATTTCCGTACTGCTTTCATCATTCTTTCTTGAGATCATTCCGGTAAAAGAAGTTTCGAGCGATATCCTGCTGAATGCCGTTTTTGGGGGAGTCATCGCTGCAATCGGTGTGGGACTGACCTTGAAGTGGGGGGCATCCACAGGCGGCATGGATATTATTGCTATGGTACTGTCACGAATGAAGGATCGTCCGGTTGGTACATATTTCTTTACCTTGAATGGCATCATTATAATGACAGCTGGCTTTGTATTTGGCTGGGAAAACGCTCTTTACACTCTTGTAGCGCTATATGTGTCCACACGGGTGATCGATGCCATCCATACACGCCATGAGAAGCTGACGGCGATGATTGTCACGAAGAAATCGGATGAATTAAAGAAAGCGATCCATGACAAGCTTGTACGCGGAATCACGCTGCTGCCTGCCAAGGGAGCTTTTTCAGGAGAAGAGAAGGAAATGCTGATAATCGTCGTCACTAGGTATGAATTGTATGACCTGGAACACATTATCAAGGAAGTAGATCCACATGCATTCACCAATATTGTTGAGACAGCAGGGATCTTCGGATTTTTCCGGAGGGAGTAA
- a CDS encoding BsuPI-related putative proteinase inhibitor — MRKVGLMIILLLMAVAPVLAIGEEKETTENLEYSFYIDPLAGPEKAVFEIVLQNLSDNELSFEFPTSQKYEITVVDANKQKVFQYSDGKSFAQAFETVTLKPQEKMKWVEGWDYLSSGKRVPEGEYSVTAQLKATSINGKPISDKKLLSDTKTMYIPGENPVFKGVVSEGGKGIYKVMGEVRPIHGIFYYTVEDGHNQLIAETEVVSGAKYPQWKPFTLEVSIPESKLPQNGSVILNLYERSKDGEIMHTYPVLLERFNPNN, encoded by the coding sequence ATGAGGAAGGTCGGATTGATGATCATTTTGCTTTTAATGGCCGTGGCACCAGTCCTGGCGATTGGGGAAGAAAAAGAGACAACAGAAAATCTTGAATACAGCTTTTACATTGACCCCTTGGCCGGTCCTGAAAAGGCTGTGTTTGAAATCGTTCTGCAAAACCTCAGCGATAATGAACTGTCTTTTGAGTTCCCGACGTCCCAAAAATACGAGATTACCGTTGTGGACGCAAATAAACAGAAGGTATTTCAGTATTCAGATGGAAAGTCTTTTGCCCAGGCCTTTGAAACTGTAACCCTCAAACCGCAGGAGAAAATGAAATGGGTGGAAGGCTGGGATTATTTGTCCTCAGGAAAAAGAGTGCCAGAAGGCGAATACAGTGTCACAGCACAGTTAAAAGCAACGAGCATCAACGGAAAACCAATCAGTGACAAAAAACTGCTCTCAGATACGAAGACCATGTACATACCTGGCGAAAATCCTGTATTTAAAGGTGTGGTCTCAGAGGGAGGCAAGGGAATCTATAAAGTAATGGGTGAAGTCAGGCCGATCCATGGCATCTTCTACTATACAGTTGAAGATGGACACAACCAGCTGATTGCCGAAACTGAAGTTGTTTCAGGTGCAAAATACCCACAATGGAAACCATTCACGCTGGAAGTGTCAATACCTGAAAGCAAGCTCCCGCAGAATGGATCAGTCATCCTTAATTTGTACGAACGCAGCAAGGACGGAGAAATCATGCATACGTATCCAGTGCTGCTCGAAAGATTCAATCCTAATAACTAG
- a CDS encoding DUF3813 domain-containing protein, translating into MGNRLFQEARKAVQLARTAEPAEQSAAINTAKNALSSAYANTTMAEKEQLRSFQDELNSIESK; encoded by the coding sequence ATGGGAAACAGGCTTTTTCAGGAAGCAAGGAAGGCTGTCCAACTAGCTAGGACTGCGGAGCCTGCGGAACAGTCTGCTGCCATCAATACGGCTAAAAATGCTCTATCGTCAGCCTATGCCAATACGACGATGGCTGAAAAAGAGCAGCTTCGGTCATTTCAGGACGAGCTGAATTCAATCGAAAGCAAGTAA
- a CDS encoding Cof-type HAD-IIB family hydrolase, with amino-acid sequence MAEKHLIALDLDGTLLTDDKTISERNKHVIKKAREAGHVVMIATGRPFRSSEMYYHELALDTPIVNFNGAFIHHPLDNSWGVHHSPLSIDVAKDIVEALDDFKFHNIIAEVIDDVYVHYHDEKLMDIFNMGNPNITTGDLRRYLKASPTSMLIHSDEEDVRKIRQHLSEVHAEVIDHRSWAAPFHVVEIVKNGLNKAVGLKKASDYFQIPADRIIAFGDEDNDLEMLEYAGRGVAMGNAVDEVKNIANDMTLTNEEDGIGVYLNDLLNLKAL; translated from the coding sequence ATGGCTGAAAAACATTTAATTGCATTAGACCTTGATGGAACATTACTGACAGATGATAAAACCATTTCAGAAAGAAACAAGCACGTGATTAAAAAAGCACGGGAAGCAGGCCACGTGGTCATGATCGCGACAGGAAGACCATTCCGTTCCAGCGAGATGTACTATCATGAGCTTGCACTCGATACGCCAATCGTCAATTTCAACGGCGCATTTATCCACCATCCTCTCGATAACAGCTGGGGAGTCCATCATTCTCCGCTTTCAATCGATGTGGCAAAAGATATTGTAGAAGCACTAGATGATTTTAAATTTCACAATATCATTGCCGAAGTAATCGACGATGTATATGTCCACTATCATGATGAAAAACTGATGGATATTTTTAATATGGGAAACCCGAATATCACCACCGGCGACCTAAGAAGGTATTTGAAAGCATCACCAACAAGTATGCTGATCCATTCTGATGAAGAGGACGTCCGTAAAATCCGCCAACACTTGTCAGAAGTCCATGCCGAAGTAATCGACCACAGAAGCTGGGCTGCACCGTTCCATGTCGTCGAAATCGTTAAAAACGGCTTGAACAAAGCAGTTGGTTTAAAGAAAGCATCAGATTACTTCCAAATCCCTGCTGATCGCATCATTGCCTTTGGCGATGAGGATAACGATTTGGAAATGCTTGAATACGCAGGCCGCGGAGTCGCCATGGGCAATGCCGTGGACGAAGTGAAAAACATCGCGAACGACATGACATTGACAAACGAAGAAGACGGCATTGGCGTCTACTTGAATGATTTGCTTAATTTGAAAGCTCTATAA